Proteins found in one Eretmochelys imbricata isolate rEreImb1 chromosome 9, rEreImb1.hap1, whole genome shotgun sequence genomic segment:
- the HTR2B gene encoding 5-hydroxytryptamine receptor 2B, producing MSEQNSIPEYILLGTKTSYPLNGYGSGNGSLTQLSVTGEFKQNYLNDEQGNRPRWAALLTLMVIIPTIGGNILVILAVSLEKKLQYATNYFLMSLAVADLLVGLFVMPIALIIILFDNAWPLPPDLCPVWLFLDVLFSTASIMHLCAISLDRYIAIKKPIQASQYNSRATALIKITVVWLISIGIAIPIPIRGIEDGDGTSTNITCVLTPDRFRDFILYGSLAAFFVPLAIMIVTYFLTIQVLRKKAYLINKPPQRLTWSTVSTVFQRDGTPGSSPEKVAMLDGSRKDKVLPSTNEEMFIRRMSTAGKKSVQTISNEQRASKVLGIVFFLFLLMWCPFFITNITSVLCDSCSQEVIQRLMEIFVWIGYVSSGVNPLVYTLFNKTFREAFGRYITCNYRTGKPMKAFRKCSSRISFRNSMAENSKLFMMHGMRNGISPVMYQSPVRLHSSPIQSSSAILLDTLLLTENEVDKTEEQVSYV from the exons ATGTCTGAGCAAAACTCAATTCCTGAATACATCCTGCTGGGTACAAAGACGTCCTATCCCTTAAACGGGTATGGATCTGGCAATGGATCTTTGACACAGCTCTCAGTAACAGGGGAATTCAAACAGAACTACTTGAATGACGAACAGGGGAATAGACCACGGTGGGCAGCTCTGCTGACCCTAATGGTTATAATCCCCACCATTGGGGGGAATATACTTGTTATACTGGCTGTGTCCCTGGAGAAAAAGTTGCAATATGCCACAAATTACTTCCTTATGTCCCTGGCGGTGGCAGACTTGCTGGTTGGATTGTTTGTGATGCCGATTGCCCTTATCATCATACTGTTTG ATAACGCATGGCCGCTTCCACCTGACTTGTGCCCTGTCTGGCTATTTCTTGATGTCCTCTTTTCCACAGCATCCATTATGCATCTCTGCGCCATCTCACTGGACCGTTATATTGCCATAAAAAAGCCAATCCAGGCCAGTCAATACAACTCTCGGGCTACAGCTCTCATCAAAATAACTGTGGTGTGGCTTATTTCAATAG GCATTGCCATTCCAATCCCGATCAGAGGTATAGAGGATGGAGACGGCACGTCCACAAACATCACATGTGTCCTGACACCCGATCGTTTTCGTGACTTCATCCTATATGGGTCACTAGCTGCATTCTTTGTTCCGCTTGCAATTATGATAGTCACTTACTTTCTGACCATACAAGTGCTACGTAAGAAGGCCTACTTGATCAACAAGCCACCTCAGCGCCTAACTTGGTCTACCGTGTCTACAGTATTCCAACGGGATGGAACACCCGGCTCATCGCCTGAAAAGGTGGCCATGTTAGATGGCTCCAGAAAGGATAAGGTTTTGCCCAGCACAAATGAAGAGATGTTCATACGCAGAATGTCCACTGCTGGAAAGAAGTCTGTGCAGACCATCAGCAATGAACAAAGGGCCTCAAAAGTCCTGGGgattgtattttttcttttcttgttgatGTGGTGCCCATTCTTTATAACAAATATAACTTCTGTTTTGTGTGACTCGTGTAGCCAGGAAGTTATTCAAAGGCTCATGGAAATATTTGTTTGGATAGGATATGTATCCTCAGGGGTGAACCCTCTGGTCTACACGCTCTTCAACAAGACTTTCAGGGAGGCTTTCGGCAGGTACATCACCTGCAATTATCGGACCGGAAAGCCAATGAAGGCCTTTCGGAAATGCTCCAGCAGGATCTCCTTCAGAAACTCAATGGCAGAAAACTCCAAACTCTTTATGATGCACGGGATGCGAAATGGAATTAGTCCCGTTATGTACCAGAGCCCAGTGAGGCTTCATAGCTCACCAATCCAGTCATCGTCAGCCATTCTACTAGACACATTGCTGCTCACAGAGAATGAAGTTGATAAAACAGAAGAACAAGTGAGCTATGTATAA